One window of the Ideonella sp. WA131b genome contains the following:
- a CDS encoding YqhA family protein — protein sequence MEKILSSVGSLLYGMRFMMLFFYAGLVAIIMGILGKFLFETFKLMQTLLFGKLEKIELIIKVLELVDMTMVAQLVWVVALAGVSLFVTTGHFDSKDMKKPDWLDHVNTYNLKLKLAFAIISISGVHALKTYLSGDLTLENIQIVTLVAVIHFTFVLSAIGISFAERLTREKG from the coding sequence ATGGAAAAGATCCTCTCCAGTGTCGGCTCGCTGCTGTACGGCATGCGCTTCATGATGCTGTTCTTCTACGCCGGGCTGGTGGCCATCATCATGGGCATCCTGGGCAAGTTCCTGTTCGAGACCTTCAAGCTGATGCAGACGCTGCTGTTCGGCAAGCTCGAGAAGATCGAGCTCATCATCAAGGTGCTCGAGCTGGTCGACATGACCATGGTGGCGCAGCTGGTGTGGGTGGTGGCGCTGGCCGGCGTGTCGCTGTTCGTGACCACCGGGCACTTCGACAGCAAGGACATGAAAAAGCCCGACTGGCTCGACCACGTCAACACCTACAACCTCAAGCTCAAGCTGGCCTTCGCGATCATCTCGATCTCGGGCGTGCACGCGCTGAAGACCTACCTCAGCGGCGACCTCACCCTCGAAAACATCCAGATCGTCACGCTGGTCGCGGTGATCCATTTCACCTTCGTGCTCTCGGCCATCGGCATCTCGTTCGCGGAGCGCCTGACGCGCGAGAAGGGCTGA
- a CDS encoding DUF2062 domain-containing protein yields MPEFKKRLRRWLPTAQTLEETRGFAWLGHYLREHPRLWVLHRHSVALGVALGIGIGVFPLPLQMPAAMLAAVALRANVAAAAAATWLTNPFTMAPIWALSAWLGSFVVPRATPGTVAPTPVEWVWSDPLSWPGALWEQITSWGPALLAGFPLAGLVLGVAAYGVVYWGWAVLIWRERRRREQGRRVAADRARG; encoded by the coding sequence ATGCCCGAATTCAAGAAGCGCCTCCGCCGCTGGCTGCCCACCGCCCAAACGCTCGAAGAAACCCGTGGTTTCGCCTGGCTGGGCCACTACCTGCGTGAGCACCCGCGGCTGTGGGTGCTGCATCGCCACAGCGTGGCGCTCGGCGTGGCCCTGGGCATCGGCATCGGCGTGTTCCCGTTGCCGCTGCAGATGCCGGCGGCCATGCTTGCCGCCGTGGCGCTGCGCGCCAACGTGGCCGCCGCCGCCGCGGCCACCTGGCTGACGAACCCGTTCACGATGGCGCCGATCTGGGCGCTGTCGGCCTGGCTGGGTTCCTTCGTCGTGCCCAGGGCCACCCCCGGCACGGTCGCGCCGACACCGGTGGAGTGGGTCTGGAGCGATCCGCTGTCCTGGCCCGGCGCGCTGTGGGAGCAGATCACCTCGTGGGGGCCGGCCCTGCTGGCCGGTTTCCCGCTGGCGGGCCTGGTGCTGGGCGTGGCCGCCTATGGGGTGGTCTACTGGGGCTGGGCGGTGCTGATCTGGCGCGAGCGGCGGCGGCGTGAACAAGGGCGGCGTGTCGCTGCCGATCGGGCGCGCGGCTGA